A genome region from Bacteroidota bacterium includes the following:
- a CDS encoding PKD domain-containing protein — translation MKKIIISLSLAVITLGFILIIQSCGKDDPEIPTASTMADFVYTADNDLIAPTTVTFINKSIKAVSYHWDFGNGSTSTEKNPVFTYTEAGLYKVVLTVEPENNVYYNKLVKETNILVKSPGSLEPKTLFFTSRATGKVHYIVLDTIDPVVLDFPTGGLYKPYGIAVDNANLKVYVTDTDGLIYRYDFNGNNGEVILDAAQVPEVGEPYGILVIGDKIYWAKEAAIYMANLDGSDPQPFAEFSGAPEFPLGMAYDSIAKKIYLVNDKYDFSGGVYTINLDGSGLMEIIPGVDAGAITLDLTHGKLYYTDWIGGVFMANLDGSGVTNINPVMDQNFSWGITVDPEDGFVYVADKGHDIIIRSALDGAGSLNWVTDVDPYAMTIYFPE, via the coding sequence ATGAAAAAGATTATAATTTCATTAAGCCTTGCCGTAATCACTTTAGGTTTTATCCTGATCATCCAATCCTGTGGCAAAGATGATCCCGAGATACCAACGGCAAGCACTATGGCTGATTTCGTATACACGGCCGACAACGATCTCATTGCCCCGACAACCGTCACTTTTATCAACAAATCGATAAAGGCGGTGTCATATCACTGGGACTTTGGGAACGGAAGCACCTCGACGGAAAAGAATCCCGTGTTTACATACACTGAAGCAGGACTTTACAAGGTTGTTCTGACCGTTGAGCCTGAGAACAACGTGTATTACAACAAACTGGTGAAAGAAACCAATATCCTGGTAAAATCACCGGGTTCTCTGGAACCTAAAACCCTGTTCTTCACCAGCCGGGCCACCGGGAAGGTCCATTACATCGTCCTGGATACCATTGATCCTGTTGTGCTTGATTTTCCGACCGGAGGCCTGTATAAGCCCTATGGAATTGCAGTCGACAATGCAAACCTCAAGGTTTATGTTACTGACACCGACGGATTGATCTACCGTTATGACTTCAACGGTAACAACGGGGAGGTCATCCTGGATGCCGCTCAGGTCCCGGAGGTGGGGGAACCCTATGGTATCCTGGTTATTGGAGATAAGATTTATTGGGCAAAGGAAGCGGCTATTTACATGGCCAACCTCGACGGTTCCGATCCACAACCATTCGCAGAGTTTTCCGGGGCACCCGAGTTCCCGCTGGGCATGGCTTACGATAGCATTGCCAAGAAGATTTATTTGGTCAATGACAAGTATGATTTCAGCGGCGGCGTTTATACCATTAACCTTGATGGAAGCGGTTTGATGGAAATCATACCGGGAGTTGATGCAGGTGCCATTACTCTCGATCTGACCCACGGAAAACTTTATTATACCGATTGGATTGGTGGTGTATTCATGGCGAACCTTGACGGTAGCGGGGTAACGAACATCAATCCCGTGATGGATCAGAATTTTTCCTGGGGGATAACGGTTGATCCGGAGGACGGATTTGTATATGTAGCCGATAAAGGACACGACATTATCATCCGGTCTGCCCTGGATGGAGCTGGTTCACTTAACTGGGTTACGGATGTGGACCCTTATGCTATGACAATTTATTTTCCTGAATAA
- a CDS encoding RagB/SusD family nutrient uptake outer membrane protein, producing the protein MKLRIIALIITALWLTACEKVLEVDPVDYIPEEEAIQDKTDAERALTGCYDGLQQTGMYGRHLVIIPDIVADNLEWEGTTQEYGQFDNNSLLSDNVIVEDIWNAHYDVLNRINYLLYKLPDVSGMSQAERDNFLGQLYFLRALCHFNLVRLFGPIPVKTQPTLDLGSDLNPARDPVETVMQQIESDLLAAEGKITITNPGFATNGAVVAMLAMVYLHEKDYDQAKVMATQAITGYGYELETSYSSLFPAGMQTPGKEAIFTVLFDELDGNRLAEYFFPTSTGGRYEVAPGTGILSAYEGGDVRLAASVAGETPYVIKYPNLSTMNNNVYVIRLAEMYLIRAEAEARLEGSVSAIQFDINKIRTRAGLLDTEAETYEELLLAIEQERRTELAFEGKRWFDLVRTGRAMEVIETVTNTDQLLFPIPLNEIQTNSNPGMYQNPGY; encoded by the coding sequence ATGAAACTCAGAATCATTGCATTAATTATAACGGCGCTTTGGCTCACAGCCTGTGAAAAAGTGCTGGAGGTGGATCCTGTGGATTACATTCCTGAAGAGGAAGCCATACAGGACAAAACCGATGCCGAGAGGGCATTGACAGGATGCTACGACGGATTGCAGCAAACCGGCATGTATGGAAGGCATCTGGTGATCATACCCGATATAGTGGCCGATAACCTGGAATGGGAAGGCACGACACAGGAATATGGTCAATTCGATAATAATTCCCTGCTTTCCGATAACGTGATCGTGGAAGATATCTGGAATGCCCATTATGATGTTTTAAACCGTATTAATTATTTGTTGTATAAGCTTCCCGATGTATCAGGAATGAGTCAGGCTGAGAGGGATAATTTCCTGGGACAATTGTATTTTCTGCGTGCCTTGTGTCATTTCAACCTGGTTCGGTTATTCGGGCCTATACCAGTAAAGACACAGCCTACGCTGGATTTGGGAAGCGACCTTAATCCTGCCAGAGACCCTGTGGAAACGGTTATGCAGCAGATCGAGAGCGATCTTTTGGCAGCAGAAGGGAAAATCACCATTACCAATCCCGGTTTTGCCACCAACGGAGCGGTTGTTGCCATGCTGGCAATGGTTTATCTGCATGAAAAGGATTACGATCAGGCGAAAGTCATGGCCACACAGGCAATTACCGGATACGGCTACGAACTGGAAACGAGTTATTCTTCGCTGTTTCCTGCCGGTATGCAGACTCCCGGCAAGGAAGCCATATTCACCGTGCTTTTCGATGAGCTTGACGGAAACCGGCTGGCTGAGTATTTCTTCCCTACCAGCACTGGGGGTAGGTATGAAGTGGCTCCGGGTACAGGAATATTAAGCGCCTATGAAGGTGGTGATGTCCGTCTTGCCGCCTCGGTAGCCGGAGAAACGCCTTATGTTATCAAATATCCCAACCTTTCCACCATGAATAACAATGTATATGTTATCCGTCTGGCTGAGATGTATCTGATCAGGGCCGAAGCGGAGGCCAGGCTGGAAGGCTCAGTGAGCGCGATTCAGTTTGATATCAATAAGATCAGGACACGCGCTGGATTGCTTGATACTGAAGCCGAAACGTATGAGGAACTTTTGCTTGCCATTGAGCAGGAACGCCGGACTGAGCTGGCCTTTGAAGGGAAACGCTGGTTCGACCTGGTGAGAACAGGAAGGGCGATGGAGGTAATTGAAACCGTCACAAACACGGATCAGCTTTTATTCCCCATTCCTCTTAATGAGATACAAACGAATTCAAATCCCGGCATGTATCAGAATCCCGGATATTGA
- a CDS encoding TonB-dependent receptor, translated as MKKCILIAFMLVFPGISMVYAQEVTVSGTVSSSQDGSTLPGVSVVIKGTQQGTVTDINGKYSIKAEASSTLVFSFIGMETREEAVGGRSTIDILLSPTVQSLEEVVVVGYGTESRKLLTSSISDFKPKDINEIPLENIDAAIQGKATGVQVVQNSGTPGGGMTVRIRGNNSINAGNEPLYVIDGIPMLTGNFGQIGFSGQNINAISDLNPNDIESISILKDASATSIYGARASNGVVLITTKRGKVEKTNINFSAYGGFQMAEKKLDMLDASEWMVYRNELKANEGAPPVYSQEEIDNPPVDTDWLDEVFRTGALMNYELSATGGNEKTTFYISGGYSYEDGILIGTDFKRLNGRLNLDHNLTSRLKIGTGIGLSNSWNNRVEGDQSLNGPLPNAISLPPVYPVYNSDGSYNEDGPYANPVAIANEASNLAQNFRTIANIFANYRILEGLNFETKWGIDYLSLNEHSYDPMTTRQGSKYNGLGIEGNTIATNFTTNNFFTYAKTFRAIHELEAMAGYSYERYVRKSSYIEATEFPNEYFQYITSAANIRTATASKVEDRTNSFFGRVKYNLKNRYIITLSGRYDGSSKFGKNNKYGFFPAISAAWRVSEEEFFAPVSFVNDLKLRVSYGYTGNDGIPRFSSPALYSGGANYGGYPGTYPVQIPNPDIRWESTAQFDAGFDLEVVNSRIRLVFDYYYAKTTDLLLDRPVSATSGFAGVIDNIGELENKGFEIGLSTDNIKAKDFTWTSVLNFSRNRNKILKLYNGQPIDNLGRGSNYIGEGEPFGIFYGYHSLGVDPSTGDIVFEDVNGDGVITSEDRKKIGDPNPDFYGGFSNVFTYKQLSLNVFLQFSYGNDIYNGTRVYIESLKGDDNQLTTILDRWQQPGDETDIPRATMTDPNNNNRTSSRFIEDGSYLRIKEVILSYAFSKELTRKLGLSGLKIFATAYNLFTFTNYSGMDPEVNYAGGDNLRLGTDFFTYPQARKFIFGINIGI; from the coding sequence ATGAAAAAATGCATACTCATTGCGTTTATGTTGGTATTTCCGGGTATTTCCATGGTGTATGCCCAGGAGGTAACTGTGAGCGGTACGGTTTCGTCTTCCCAGGATGGAAGCACTCTGCCGGGTGTATCGGTGGTGATCAAGGGAACGCAGCAAGGTACTGTTACGGATATAAACGGGAAATACAGCATTAAAGCTGAGGCATCTTCCACGCTGGTTTTCAGTTTTATAGGCATGGAGACCAGGGAAGAGGCTGTTGGAGGCCGTTCAACTATCGATATCCTGCTCAGCCCCACGGTTCAATCGCTTGAAGAGGTGGTGGTAGTTGGATATGGAACCGAAAGCAGGAAATTGCTTACGTCATCGATTTCCGATTTCAAGCCGAAAGACATTAACGAGATCCCTCTGGAAAATATTGATGCAGCCATACAGGGAAAGGCTACCGGAGTGCAGGTTGTACAGAACTCAGGAACCCCGGGAGGGGGTATGACTGTGAGAATACGCGGCAATAACTCCATCAATGCCGGGAATGAGCCGCTTTACGTTATCGATGGAATACCTATGCTGACCGGCAATTTCGGCCAGATCGGATTCAGCGGGCAGAACATCAATGCCATCAGTGACCTGAATCCCAATGATATTGAGTCCATCTCTATCCTGAAAGATGCATCGGCAACTTCCATTTACGGTGCAAGAGCCTCCAACGGGGTAGTGCTCATAACCACAAAAAGGGGGAAGGTAGAGAAAACCAACATTAACTTTTCTGCTTACGGCGGGTTCCAGATGGCAGAAAAGAAGCTTGATATGCTGGATGCCAGTGAATGGATGGTCTACCGTAACGAGTTGAAAGCCAATGAGGGTGCTCCCCCTGTTTATTCGCAGGAAGAGATCGACAATCCTCCGGTAGATACCGATTGGCTGGATGAAGTCTTCCGTACAGGCGCTTTAATGAATTATGAACTTTCTGCAACGGGAGGGAATGAAAAGACGACCTTTTACATTTCCGGCGGTTATTCCTACGAAGATGGGATATTGATCGGAACTGACTTTAAAAGGTTGAACGGAAGGCTGAACCTCGATCATAATCTTACTTCACGACTTAAGATAGGTACAGGAATAGGGCTGAGCAATTCCTGGAACAACCGTGTTGAAGGAGACCAGTCACTAAACGGTCCCTTGCCTAACGCTATTTCCTTGCCTCCTGTATACCCGGTTTACAACAGCGATGGCAGCTATAACGAAGACGGCCCCTATGCCAATCCTGTAGCCATCGCCAATGAAGCAAGCAACCTGGCACAGAATTTCCGTACCATTGCCAATATCTTTGCCAATTATCGCATTTTGGAAGGGCTGAATTTTGAAACTAAGTGGGGCATCGATTACCTGAGCCTCAACGAGCATAGTTATGATCCCATGACGACAAGGCAGGGCTCGAAATATAACGGATTGGGAATTGAAGGCAATACAATAGCCACGAACTTCACCACCAATAATTTCTTTACATATGCCAAGACTTTCCGGGCTATTCACGAATTGGAGGCCATGGCCGGCTATTCTTACGAGCGTTATGTCAGGAAAAGCTCTTATATCGAAGCCACGGAATTTCCGAACGAGTACTTCCAGTATATTACATCTGCGGCAAATATCCGCACTGCAACTGCATCTAAAGTGGAAGATCGTACCAACTCTTTTTTCGGAAGGGTGAAGTATAACCTGAAAAACCGTTACATCATCACCCTGAGCGGGCGTTATGATGGTTCCTCGAAATTCGGTAAAAACAACAAATACGGTTTCTTCCCTGCTATCTCCGCTGCCTGGAGGGTATCCGAAGAGGAATTCTTTGCACCCGTGAGTTTTGTCAACGACCTGAAACTGCGTGTCAGTTACGGATATACCGGAAACGATGGCATACCGAGGTTCTCCAGCCCTGCCCTCTATTCCGGTGGCGCTAACTACGGAGGATACCCGGGGACCTATCCGGTGCAGATCCCCAATCCGGATATACGCTGGGAATCAACGGCCCAGTTTGATGCAGGATTCGACCTTGAGGTTGTGAACAGCCGTATCCGCCTTGTTTTCGATTATTATTATGCAAAGACAACCGACTTGCTTCTCGACCGGCCGGTTTCCGCGACCTCCGGGTTTGCAGGAGTGATCGACAATATCGGTGAACTGGAAAACAAGGGCTTCGAAATAGGACTGTCAACAGATAATATTAAAGCAAAGGATTTTACCTGGACTTCTGTCCTAAACTTTTCAAGAAACCGTAACAAAATCCTGAAATTATATAATGGACAGCCTATTGACAATTTAGGACGAGGCAGCAATTACATTGGAGAAGGGGAACCTTTTGGTATATTCTATGGTTACCATTCCCTTGGAGTTGATCCTTCAACCGGGGATATTGTATTTGAGGATGTAAACGGCGATGGTGTGATCACCTCGGAAGACCGCAAGAAAATTGGTGATCCCAATCCTGATTTTTATGGAGGATTTTCCAATGTTTTTACATACAAGCAGTTATCCCTGAATGTTTTCCTGCAGTTTTCTTACGGAAACGATATATATAATGGTACACGAGTTTACATTGAATCGCTGAAAGGTGATGACAATCAGCTTACCACTATACTCGACCGCTGGCAGCAGCCCGGCGACGAAACCGATATTCCCCGTGCCACCATGACCGATCCGAATAACAATAACCGCACTTCCTCCAGGTTTATTGAAGACGGTTCCTATCTCAGGATCAAGGAAGTAATATTAAGCTACGCTTTCAGCAAGGAGCTTACACGCAAGCTGGGCTTGTCGGGACTTAAGATATTTGCTACGGCATATAATCTTTTTACATTCACAAACTACAGTGGCATGGACCCGGAAGTCAATTATGCCGGCGGAGATAATCTCAGGCTGGGAACCGACTTCTTCACCTATCCTCAGGCCCGTAAGTTTATTTTTGGTATTAACATTGGAATTTAA